Part of the Borreliella spielmanii genome is shown below.
GGTAGTACTAAAGATATTGTAAAAAATAATTTGTCGGATAAGAAAAAAGAATTAAGCAGACAATCTAAGTTTGAAAACTTACGAGAACGTGTTGAGAAATATAGGCTAACACAAACTAAAAAGCTGATGAAACAAGGCATGGGTTTTGAAAAAGCTAGAAAAGAGGCTTTTAAAAGATCCTTAATGTCGGATAGAGATAAAAGGCGCCTTGAGTATAAAGAACTTGTAAAAGAATCAAAAGCAAAAAGTAAAATGCTAGCGGCTTCTCAAGGAAAAGGACTTGTTGCCAAAATTGCTATAGGTAGCGCCTTGGAAAATGTTATTAGTAATGCTATAGGGAAAGCAGCGGGTGGGATTTTAGGCTTTGCAAAAAAAGCGGTTGAAGAAACATCTAAAACCAATAAAAAGAAACTTCTCAATAGTGCATTTTATACAGGAAAAGAACGAGATATGCTGATTAAGGGAACTGAAAAGGAGAAGGGAATTTTTAGCGGATTGAAAGGATTTGAGCGCGACTTAGAAAAAGAAGAGTTTTTAAATCAAGCAAGTGTTTTTAAAGGGACTCTAAGAGACTTGGGGAAGTTAAATTTTCATAATTTGAAAAAATCAATGGAGTTTGCAGCCGTGCTTAAATCAAGCGGTGCTATGAGCAGTGAAGATGCTGTAAAAGCCGTTAATAGTCTTCTTAGTGGAGATGGAAGTGAACTTTATGATATATTAAAAAATACATGGGGCGAGGAAATTGCCAATAAATATACAGAAGATGCTAAAAAAGCTTGGCAAAGTGGAGCTGAAGTAGATCTAGAATCTAGAATTAGTAAGATGCTTGAAATGTTAGGCGATTATAAAAGCTACGGTCTTACAAAAAAAGCGGATACTAAAGAGGAGATTGATAGCAATTTAGCATCAGCTGAACAAACTCTTTCAAACTTAACCACTACTGTTTTGGAGCCTATACTTGCTCTAATTAAAAAAATCACTGATTACTTGAAAGATTTTACTTTTCAAACACATG
Proteins encoded:
- a CDS encoding DUF759 family protein, with the translated sequence GSTKDIVKNNLSDKKKELSRQSKFENLRERVEKYRLTQTKKLMKQGMGFEKARKEAFKRSLMSDRDKRRLEYKELVKESKAKSKMLAASQGKGLVAKIAIGSALENVISNAIGKAAGGILGFAKKAVEETSKTNKKKLLNSAFYTGKERDMLIKGTEKEKGIFSGLKGFERDLEKEEFLNQASVFKGTLRDLGKLNFHNLKKSMEFAAVLKSSGAMSSEDAVKAVNSLLSGDGSELYDILKNTWGEEIANKYTEDAKKAWQSGAEVDLESRISKMLEMLGDYKSYGLTKKADTKEEIDSNLASAEQTLSNLTTTVLEPILALIKKITDYLKDFTFQTHVIEPFFKGLKSLFTKLPLVGWAFEDNPTPPPKTKNKVPEKKESEDKYNDTP